One window of Pedobacter faecalis genomic DNA carries:
- a CDS encoding DNA topoisomerase IB, which translates to MVQTLDEIKSSGLCYVSDKNPGITRQGRPGKFFFTDAEGKRIKDQEQLDRIKALVIPPAWTQVWIAPAENAYLQVTGIDAAGRKQYKYHPLWTSRRSDSKYFRLLEFGKALPGARKSIARDLRRKEFDERKVLAICVQLMIKTLIRVGNQTYQQLYGSYGLSTLKDKHVKINGNSMKISFVGKKGVKQELALNDRTLTKLVKKCRDIPGQDLFQYYTEGKEHRAIDSGKINNYIREITENDFTAKDFRTWGGTLEAFRQLARCYVTHTEVPRKKVVVEVLDCVASKLGNTRAVCKSSYVYPLLLEAFEHGELDTYLKKINYKPTSSVSAMEHDEKILMQFLKRAQKTAMAQTKAA; encoded by the coding sequence ATGGTGCAAACCTTAGACGAAATTAAGTCGAGCGGACTCTGCTATGTGTCCGATAAAAATCCGGGTATTACCCGGCAAGGTCGCCCCGGGAAGTTCTTTTTTACAGATGCTGAGGGCAAAAGGATAAAAGACCAGGAACAGCTCGACCGTATCAAGGCCCTGGTCATACCTCCGGCCTGGACTCAAGTCTGGATTGCGCCTGCCGAAAATGCCTATCTGCAGGTAACCGGTATAGACGCGGCGGGCAGAAAGCAGTATAAGTACCACCCCTTGTGGACATCCAGGCGTTCAGACAGTAAATATTTCAGGTTGCTGGAGTTTGGTAAAGCACTTCCCGGAGCGAGGAAGAGCATTGCACGCGATCTCCGCAGGAAAGAGTTCGACGAACGTAAAGTGCTGGCCATCTGTGTTCAGCTCATGATCAAAACCCTGATACGTGTGGGCAATCAAACCTACCAGCAGCTTTATGGTAGTTACGGACTGAGCACGCTTAAAGACAAGCACGTTAAAATAAATGGAAACTCCATGAAGATAAGCTTCGTGGGTAAAAAAGGCGTAAAGCAGGAACTGGCCTTGAACGACCGCACCCTGACCAAACTTGTTAAAAAATGTCGCGATATACCGGGTCAGGATTTATTTCAATACTACACCGAAGGAAAAGAACACAGGGCTATAGATTCCGGAAAGATCAACAATTACATCCGCGAGATCACGGAAAACGATTTTACAGCCAAAGACTTCCGTACATGGGGAGGAACCCTGGAGGCATTCCGCCAACTGGCCCGCTGCTATGTCACCCATACTGAAGTGCCCCGGAAAAAAGTCGTGGTAGAAGTGCTCGATTGCGTGGCGTCTAAACTGGGAAACACCAGGGCGGTCTGCAAGAGCTCTTATGTGTATCCGCTGCTGCTCGAAGCATTTGAGCACGGCGAACTGGACACTTATCTGAAGAAGATCAACTACAAGCCCACTTCCTCGGTATCAGCGATGGAACATGATGAAAAAATACTCATGCAGTTCCTGAAGCGCGCACAAAAGACAGCCATGGCT
- a CDS encoding 1-aminocyclopropane-1-carboxylate deaminase/D-cysteine desulfhydrase, translating to MCAIIHSPLQRLRDGSRGNILVKRDDLIDPFISGNKWRKLKYILEKAELEGKSHLVTFGGAYSNHLLATAAAAASKGLKCSAFVRGEEANNEMLVLCKLYGMKLLFTDRMHYRDKAHLFKTHFGGDPDAYFVDEGGAGAEGARGCSEIIGELPDNIEHLFCAAGTGTTAAGLLKGIHDQGRRTMLHVVPVLRGASFISDAILRYTGSLKQLMLHEDYHFGGYAKTTPDLMAYIRSFVAAEGILIDPVYTAKMFFAIDDLRIKGSLDRLESVVALHTGGLFGILGMKEKLA from the coding sequence ATGTGCGCAATTATACATAGCCCGTTGCAGAGACTGAGGGATGGCTCGAGGGGAAATATCCTGGTAAAAAGGGACGACCTGATCGACCCGTTTATTTCCGGAAATAAATGGCGTAAGCTAAAGTATATTCTGGAGAAGGCGGAGCTGGAAGGAAAGTCTCACCTGGTAACCTTCGGCGGCGCTTATTCCAATCATTTACTCGCTACAGCGGCTGCGGCTGCGTCAAAGGGACTAAAATGCAGCGCTTTTGTCCGCGGCGAAGAAGCTAACAATGAGATGCTGGTGCTATGCAAACTGTATGGCATGAAACTGTTGTTTACTGACAGGATGCATTATAGAGACAAAGCGCATCTTTTTAAGACGCATTTTGGAGGCGATCCTGACGCATATTTTGTAGATGAAGGCGGTGCGGGCGCGGAAGGCGCGCGAGGTTGCAGCGAGATCATCGGCGAACTGCCTGACAATATTGAACATCTGTTTTGTGCGGCCGGCACAGGCACAACGGCAGCGGGCCTGCTTAAAGGTATCCATGACCAGGGCAGGAGAACGATGCTCCATGTTGTCCCGGTATTGAGAGGGGCCAGCTTCATCAGCGATGCAATTCTGCGTTATACAGGGTCTTTGAAACAGCTGATGCTTCATGAGGATTACCACTTCGGCGGCTACGCCAAAACTACACCTGATCTGATGGCATACATCCGCTCGTTTGTTGCTGCAGAGGGGATATTGATTGACCCGGTGTACACGGCGAAAATGTTTTTTGCCATTGACGACCTCCGGATAAAGGGCAGCCTTGACAGATTGGAGTCGGTTGTGGCCCTGCATACCGGGGGACTGTTCGGTATTTTGGGGATGAAAGAAAAGCTGGCTTAA
- the fmt gene encoding methionyl-tRNA formyltransferase, which translates to MRIVFMGTPDFAVASLAALLEAGFDIVGVVTAPDKPSGRGQKIQESAVKQFAVARGLNVLQPVKLKDPAFVAALKDLQPDLQVVVAFRMLPEIVWNLPPRGTINLHASLLPQYRGAAPINHAIINGEKESGVTTFFLKHEIDTGDLILSEKVAIADDDNAGQLHDKLMEVGAKLLVKTVRSIEEGSYSEQAQLTSDDLKHAPKIFKEHCFIDWNQPTEQIYNLIRGLSPYPTAYTMLNGKILKVFGSAVETKETGLAPGGFLTDGKSYLKFAAKDGFVRLTDVQYEGKKRMPVDEFLRGIRL; encoded by the coding sequence ATGAGAATAGTTTTCATGGGAACTCCGGATTTTGCCGTCGCCTCTTTAGCTGCGCTTTTAGAGGCAGGCTTCGATATAGTGGGTGTGGTGACGGCCCCTGATAAGCCGTCGGGACGGGGGCAAAAAATACAGGAGAGCGCGGTTAAGCAGTTTGCCGTGGCGCGTGGCCTCAATGTGCTGCAACCGGTTAAGCTGAAAGACCCTGCGTTTGTGGCAGCGCTAAAAGATCTGCAGCCCGACCTTCAGGTGGTTGTTGCCTTCAGGATGCTTCCGGAAATTGTATGGAACTTGCCGCCCAGGGGCACCATCAATTTGCATGCTTCTTTATTGCCTCAATATCGCGGGGCTGCGCCGATAAACCATGCCATCATTAACGGGGAAAAAGAAAGTGGCGTAACGACTTTCTTCCTGAAACATGAGATCGACACGGGCGACTTGATCTTGTCTGAAAAAGTGGCCATCGCGGATGATGACAATGCCGGACAGCTTCATGATAAACTTATGGAGGTTGGTGCGAAACTGCTGGTGAAAACAGTGAGATCAATTGAAGAGGGCAGCTATAGTGAACAAGCACAGCTTACTTCCGATGACTTAAAGCATGCGCCGAAAATCTTTAAAGAGCATTGTTTCATCGATTGGAATCAGCCGACTGAGCAGATTTACAATCTTATAAGGGGATTGAGCCCCTACCCCACGGCATACACCATGTTAAACGGCAAAATACTTAAAGTGTTCGGTTCCGCGGTTGAGACGAAGGAAACGGGCCTGGCCCCAGGGGGTTTTCTGACTGATGGCAAAAGCTACCTGAAATTTGCCGCAAAGGATGGTTTTGTGAGGCTAACCGACGTGCAGTACGAAGGTAAAAAGCGCATGCCGGTTGACGAGTTCCTGAGAGGAATTCGCTTGTAG
- the bshB1 gene encoding bacillithiol biosynthesis deacetylase BshB1: MKLDILVLAVHPDDAELGCSGTILKHIAQQKKVGIVDFTRGELGTRGTAETRDQEALDSAQILGLHTRENLRLRDGFFKNDEVHQIEVIKMIRKYQPEIVLTNALDDRHPDHGRAGDLANDACFLSGLSKIETSLDGTAQSAWRPSLVLQYIQDRYIKPDIIVDITPFMDTKIAAIKAFKTQFHNPELEGPATYISSPEFMESVISRAREFGKAIGATYAEGFTSRKLLGVDDLFHLR, translated from the coding sequence ATGAAATTAGATATACTCGTACTCGCAGTCCACCCCGACGATGCTGAGCTCGGATGCTCAGGAACAATTCTTAAACATATAGCACAACAAAAGAAAGTCGGCATTGTCGATTTTACCCGTGGAGAGTTGGGCACCAGAGGCACGGCAGAGACGAGGGACCAGGAAGCTCTTGATTCAGCACAGATACTCGGTTTGCACACCCGTGAGAACCTCAGGCTTCGCGACGGTTTTTTCAAGAACGATGAAGTGCATCAGATCGAAGTCATTAAAATGATCCGTAAGTATCAGCCCGAAATTGTGCTCACCAATGCGCTTGATGACCGGCATCCTGATCATGGCCGTGCCGGCGATCTGGCCAATGATGCCTGTTTCCTTTCCGGCCTGTCCAAAATAGAAACATCATTAGACGGGACAGCACAGTCTGCATGGCGGCCGTCGCTGGTACTTCAGTACATACAGGACCGGTATATCAAACCGGATATTATTGTCGACATAACCCCGTTTATGGACACCAAAATCGCTGCTATAAAGGCATTTAAAACCCAGTTTCACAATCCTGAGCTCGAGGGCCCCGCAACCTATATCTCTTCACCGGAATTCATGGAAAGCGTTATCTCCAGGGCAAGGGAATTTGGCAAGGCTATAGGCGCAACGTATGCAGAAGGCTTTACCAGCCGTAAGCTGCTCGGCGTAGATGATCTATTCCACTTGCGGTAA
- a CDS encoding RluA family pseudouridine synthase yields MKSISAQETEDQDLYEHLNIVVDKGQSLLRIDKFLMHRVENASRNRIQNAIDAGNVLVNKQAVKPSYKVKPADEISIVFPHPPRDTEVYPEDIPIDIVYEDNDLLIVNKTAGMVVHPGYNNYTGTLVNALTFHFAQLPHLPGNEGRPGLVHRIDKDTSGLLLISKNEITMTKLAKQFYDHTITRRYVALVWGDIAENGTVTGYIGRSAKNRIIMDVYDDEEKGKWSVTHYTVLERLGYVTLISCQLETGRTHQIRAHMKHIGHPLFNDANYGGDKILKGTTFTRYKQFVQNCFDLLPRQALHAQVLGFMHPSTRKYMEFEAPLPSDFSAALDKWRDYSAYNAVNG; encoded by the coding sequence ATGAAAAGCATATCTGCACAAGAGACCGAAGACCAGGATCTGTACGAACATCTGAACATTGTTGTTGATAAAGGACAGTCACTGCTGCGTATCGACAAGTTTCTTATGCATCGCGTTGAAAATGCCTCCCGCAACCGCATACAGAACGCTATCGATGCAGGAAATGTGCTTGTGAACAAACAGGCTGTCAAGCCGAGTTACAAGGTTAAGCCCGCCGACGAAATATCCATCGTATTTCCGCACCCTCCCAGAGATACGGAGGTTTACCCGGAAGATATACCCATTGATATAGTATATGAAGACAATGACCTGCTCATCGTCAACAAAACGGCGGGCATGGTTGTGCATCCCGGCTATAACAATTACACCGGCACACTTGTCAACGCACTGACTTTCCATTTTGCCCAGCTGCCGCACCTGCCGGGCAACGAAGGCCGGCCGGGCCTCGTGCATCGGATCGACAAAGACACCTCCGGCCTGCTGCTGATCAGCAAGAACGAGATCACCATGACGAAGCTTGCCAAACAATTTTACGATCATACCATTACGCGGAGGTATGTTGCACTCGTTTGGGGCGATATTGCTGAGAACGGGACAGTTACAGGTTATATAGGCCGCAGTGCCAAAAACCGTATCATCATGGATGTGTACGACGATGAAGAAAAAGGCAAGTGGTCGGTAACACATTATACGGTGCTCGAACGTTTAGGATACGTAACCCTCATAAGCTGCCAGCTTGAGACAGGGCGTACACATCAAATCAGAGCACACATGAAACACATAGGACATCCGCTGTTCAACGATGCAAATTATGGCGGCGACAAGATCTTAAAGGGCACTACCTTCACCAGGTATAAGCAGTTTGTGCAAAACTGCTTCGATCTCCTTCCCCGTCAGGCACTACATGCCCAGGTTCTGGGCTTCATGCATCCGTCCACCAGGAAATACATGGAATTTGAAGCACCGCTGCCGTCCGACTTCAGTGCTGCGCTAGACAAGTGGAGAGATTATAGCGCATATAATGCAGTCAATGGATAG
- a CDS encoding aminotransferase class IV has protein sequence MDSMQQYILHNDQLVPAGQSILTAQNRAFRYGDGLFESMRLLGGKLMFAQQHADRLKAGMKALKIDGSALMDEYFLKSKVTELARRNKLEGNARFRLSVYRDGEGLYTPESNKAAYVLESASISEEGYELNKKGLIVDVYDEMTKPVNKLSNVKTSSSLLYVMAGIFKKQRRLDEAFILNQSGFLCESISSNIFVVYNGQLFTPALSEGCVSGIMRGVVMGLAKSNDIAVTEAQINPEVLREAEEVFITNAIGGIRWVMGYGRKRYFNEISKLLSVKLNEIIVG, from the coding sequence ATGGATAGTATGCAGCAGTACATCTTGCACAACGATCAGTTGGTGCCGGCCGGACAGAGCATCTTAACTGCGCAAAACCGTGCCTTCAGGTATGGCGACGGCCTTTTCGAGTCTATGCGTCTTTTGGGCGGCAAACTTATGTTTGCCCAGCAGCATGCCGACAGGCTCAAAGCCGGAATGAAAGCGCTCAAAATAGATGGCTCAGCGCTTATGGACGAATATTTTCTCAAAAGCAAGGTTACAGAGCTGGCCAGGCGAAATAAATTGGAAGGGAATGCAAGGTTCAGGCTTAGCGTTTATCGCGATGGCGAGGGCTTGTATACGCCCGAATCCAATAAGGCGGCTTATGTACTTGAAAGTGCGTCCATATCAGAAGAGGGCTACGAATTAAACAAGAAGGGGCTTATTGTCGATGTATACGACGAGATGACCAAGCCGGTCAATAAACTGTCCAACGTAAAAACAAGCAGTTCGCTGCTCTACGTCATGGCCGGAATCTTCAAGAAGCAGCGAAGGCTCGACGAGGCCTTTATTCTCAATCAGTCAGGTTTTTTATGTGAAAGCATCAGCTCTAACATCTTTGTGGTATATAACGGACAGTTGTTTACACCAGCCCTTTCAGAAGGTTGTGTGTCCGGTATTATGCGGGGGGTGGTCATGGGACTGGCAAAATCGAACGACATAGCCGTAACAGAAGCGCAGATCAATCCCGAAGTCTTGCGGGAAGCTGAGGAAGTTTTTATCACCAACGCTATAGGTGGAATCCGCTGGGTAATGGGCTATGGCAGAAAGCGATATTTCAACGAAATTTCCAAGCTATTAAGCGTCAAACTCAACGAAATAATTGTCGGATAA
- a CDS encoding DUF4294 domain-containing protein, whose protein sequence is MKFYRLIVLLIVIIAVAPVRAQVSGISVKMPVLGKNDTIRVAGTNVDGEMIPWIPLREVTIYGTRIFRSNAERVAYNRLRYNVMKVMPYALYAKRRYEQLERDLAVTPDKRAQKKLVKQCDKEIKDMFNREIKELTITQGQILTKLIDRELGRTTYDIVKETKGGVTAFLYQSVARVVGHNLKSTYDPSQERDIESIIVSSGYYQ, encoded by the coding sequence ATGAAATTTTATAGGTTAATTGTTCTGTTAATTGTCATTATTGCTGTGGCTCCCGTGCGGGCGCAGGTTAGTGGCATATCAGTAAAAATGCCTGTACTCGGTAAAAATGATACTATCCGTGTAGCCGGAACCAATGTAGACGGCGAAATGATCCCCTGGATCCCGCTTCGGGAAGTAACCATCTACGGCACACGCATCTTCAGGTCCAACGCCGAGCGCGTTGCCTACAACCGCCTCAGATATAACGTTATGAAAGTAATGCCTTATGCGCTGTATGCCAAAAGGCGTTACGAACAGCTTGAACGCGATCTTGCGGTAACGCCCGACAAAAGAGCGCAGAAGAAGCTGGTAAAACAATGTGATAAGGAAATTAAAGACATGTTTAACCGCGAGATCAAGGAACTTACAATCACCCAGGGGCAGATACTGACCAAATTGATCGACCGAGAATTAGGACGGACGACCTACGATATCGTGAAGGAAACCAAGGGCGGAGTTACAGCGTTCCTGTATCAGTCGGTTGCCAGAGTTGTCGGCCACAATTTAAAAAGCACGTACGACCCATCTCAGGAACGCGATATTGAATCCATAATTGTATCTTCGGGCTATTATCAGTAA